Proteins from a genomic interval of Rhodothermales bacterium:
- a CDS encoding citrate synthase produces the protein MDPAKLHLNGKDYELPVVVGSEGEVGVNIRSLRSQSKAITLDTGYGNTGSCESNITFIDGEKGVLRYRGYPIKELAEQASFTEICYLLIRGDLPTHDQFDVFRHQMTHHSMLHEDMKKFFEGYPASAHPMSVLSAMVSSLAAYYPTSVTQADLDLNIIRLLAKIKTIAAFSYKKSIGQPYVYPRNDLSYAGDFLHMMYSVPPEEYTAPPVILKALDMLLILHADHEQNCSTSTVRMVGSSGADLFASMSAGISALSGPLHGKANQEVINMLEMIQADGGNYQKYIDKAKDKDDDFRLMGFGHRVYKNFDPRAQVIKSWADQVLEILGVDDPLLEIAKRLEEYALQDEYFAERRLYPNVDFYSGILYRAMGIPTDMFTVMFAMGRLPGWIAQWLEMRSDPAGRIHRPRQIYTGHKLRSYTPIEQRHPGKVSAL, from the coding sequence ATGGACCCTGCCAAATTACACCTGAACGGAAAAGACTATGAACTCCCTGTCGTAGTTGGGTCGGAAGGTGAGGTCGGCGTAAACATCAGGTCACTGCGGAGCCAGTCGAAGGCGATTACGCTCGATACCGGATATGGCAACACCGGGTCCTGCGAGAGCAATATCACATTCATTGACGGCGAGAAAGGAGTCCTGCGATACAGAGGATATCCGATCAAAGAGCTTGCCGAACAGGCATCTTTCACGGAGATCTGCTATTTGCTGATCAGAGGCGATTTGCCGACTCATGATCAATTCGATGTGTTTCGCCACCAGATGACCCATCATAGTATGCTCCACGAGGACATGAAGAAGTTCTTCGAGGGGTATCCGGCGAGCGCTCATCCGATGAGCGTCCTGTCCGCAATGGTCTCCTCCCTCGCAGCCTACTACCCGACCTCCGTCACACAGGCAGATCTGGATCTGAATATCATCCGCCTGTTGGCAAAGATTAAGACGATCGCCGCTTTCTCATACAAGAAGTCCATCGGCCAGCCCTACGTCTACCCACGCAACGACCTGAGTTACGCGGGAGACTTCCTGCACATGATGTACTCTGTTCCGCCCGAAGAGTACACAGCACCGCCCGTGATCCTGAAAGCGCTGGATATGTTGCTGATTCTGCACGCCGACCATGAGCAGAACTGCTCGACGTCAACCGTCCGCATGGTGGGTAGCAGCGGCGCCGATCTGTTTGCGTCCATGTCGGCCGGCATCAGTGCGCTATCGGGCCCGCTTCATGGAAAGGCGAATCAAGAGGTCATCAACATGCTGGAGATGATCCAGGCTGATGGCGGCAACTACCAGAAGTACATCGACAAGGCGAAGGACAAGGATGATGATTTTCGCCTTATGGGTTTCGGCCACCGCGTGTACAAGAATTTCGACCCGCGTGCACAGGTGATCAAAAGTTGGGCCGACCAGGTACTCGAAATCCTCGGCGTCGACGATCCTCTGCTTGAAATAGCAAAGAGACTGGAGGAGTACGCGCTGCAGGACGAGTACTTCGCTGAACGGCGACTCTACCCGAATGTCGATTTCTACTCCGGAATCCTGTACCGGGCGATGGGCATTCCGACCGACATGTTCACGGTCATGTTCGCGATGGGACGGCTGCCCGGATGGATCGCACAGTGGCTGGAAATGCGAAGTGATCCGGCGGGCCGCATTCACCGTCCGCGACAGATCTACACGGGCCACAAGCTGCGTAGCTACACGCCGATCGAACAACGTCATCCCGGGAAAGTGTCCGCCCTCTAG